Proteins encoded together in one Halalkaliarchaeum sp. AArc-CO window:
- a CDS encoding Rpp14/Pop5 family protein codes for MKHLPKHLQPRWRYLAVGIESWPDTSIDRGAFQRELWYAAGNLLGDPGSADADLRVFAFRFADGDGEAVVRVRRGEVDPARAAIACVDEIGGAPVGIRVRGVSGTVRACSERYLGRAGGKTNQRDVAFANERRSAWKRDEAYDVRTDEGFVGATGLDFE; via the coding sequence ATGAAACACCTCCCGAAACATCTCCAGCCCCGGTGGCGCTATCTCGCTGTCGGAATCGAGTCCTGGCCGGACACGTCGATCGACCGGGGCGCGTTCCAGCGCGAACTGTGGTACGCTGCCGGCAACCTTCTGGGGGATCCGGGGAGCGCAGACGCCGACCTCCGAGTGTTCGCGTTCCGGTTCGCCGACGGCGACGGTGAAGCGGTCGTTCGCGTTCGGCGCGGCGAGGTCGACCCCGCCAGGGCGGCGATCGCCTGCGTGGACGAGATCGGCGGGGCGCCGGTCGGCATCCGCGTGCGGGGCGTTTCGGGAACAGTCCGGGCGTGTTCGGAAAGGTATTTAGGACGTGCGGGCGGAAAAACCAACCAGAGAGACGTGGCGTTCGCGAACGAGCGTCGGTCCGCGTGGAAACGCGACGAGGCGTACGACGTCCGGACCGACGAGGGGTTCGTGGGCGCGACGGGACTCGATTTCGAGTGA
- a CDS encoding class I SAM-dependent methyltransferase, whose protein sequence is MKRSIEEHAERFSQKADEYDDSNTQEYRACAGLVIQHAAPESSDVVLDLGTGTGAIALALAPDADRVVGRDISEGMLEEAERKREEAALDNVSFGTGSFREPNYDGPADVVTSNFALHHLADEEKREAIEVVAGFEPRRFVLGDVMFFGEPDPEEPFYSPEVDDPATVGVLADAFTDAGFAITAVEHVHPQVGVLVGEYAGDGRSNGTLE, encoded by the coding sequence ATGAAACGGAGTATTGAGGAACACGCCGAGCGCTTCTCGCAGAAGGCCGACGAGTACGACGACTCGAACACGCAGGAGTACCGCGCCTGCGCCGGTCTGGTGATACAGCACGCGGCGCCCGAATCCAGCGACGTCGTCCTGGATCTGGGGACCGGTACCGGTGCGATCGCGCTGGCGCTTGCTCCCGACGCCGACCGGGTCGTCGGTCGGGACATAAGCGAGGGCATGCTCGAAGAGGCCGAGCGAAAACGCGAGGAAGCCGCCCTCGACAACGTCTCGTTCGGAACCGGCTCGTTTCGGGAGCCGAACTACGACGGCCCCGCCGACGTGGTCACCTCGAACTTCGCGTTGCACCACCTCGCCGACGAGGAAAAGCGAGAGGCGATCGAGGTCGTTGCCGGCTTCGAACCCCGGCGATTCGTCCTCGGTGACGTGATGTTCTTCGGCGAGCCCGACCCCGAGGAACCGTTTTACAGTCCGGAGGTGGACGACCCGGCGACGGTGGGGGTTCTTGCGGACGCGTTCACCGACGCGGGATTCGCGATCACCGCCGTCGAGCACGTCCATCCACAGGTGGGCGTGCTCGTCGGCGAGTACGCCGGGGACGGGCGGTCTAACGGCACACTGGAATGA
- a CDS encoding RNase P subunit p30 family protein, whose product MSEPYEAVLPYPDGNATANRFAKTAGEYGYGGVILRSQMGRSDGSPTLPAPDSERSDPYGVDVVSGVEIVPDSPTRVGGVVSSVRDRTVVVIVRGGDSGVNRAALEDSRVDVLSRPFGDDGAGGTEGGDVNHVLVKAARDNDVAIEYDLSPVVRLSGGRRVRALGRLRKLRELTEHYGAPFVVSVRPDSHLRVRSVRELCALGVQIGFDEGEIREGLERWGEIADRNRRRLSESFIGEGIERGRYETEY is encoded by the coding sequence GTGAGCGAACCGTACGAGGCGGTGCTCCCGTACCCCGACGGGAACGCCACCGCGAACAGGTTCGCAAAAACCGCTGGGGAGTACGGCTACGGTGGGGTCATCCTGCGGTCGCAGATGGGTCGTTCCGACGGGAGCCCGACTCTACCGGCCCCTGACTCCGAGAGATCGGATCCGTACGGCGTCGACGTCGTTTCCGGCGTCGAAATCGTTCCCGATTCGCCGACGCGGGTCGGCGGGGTCGTCTCATCGGTTCGGGACCGAACGGTCGTGGTGATCGTTCGCGGCGGCGATTCCGGTGTCAACCGCGCCGCGCTCGAGGACTCCCGGGTCGACGTTCTCTCCCGGCCGTTCGGCGACGACGGAGCTGGCGGAACCGAGGGAGGTGACGTAAATCACGTGCTCGTGAAGGCGGCCCGCGACAACGACGTCGCCATCGAGTACGACCTCTCTCCAGTGGTCCGGCTCTCCGGCGGTCGCCGGGTTCGAGCCCTCGGGCGGCTCCGGAAGTTGCGGGAGCTGACCGAGCACTACGGGGCGCCGTTCGTCGTGAGTGTCCGTCCAGACTCCCACCTCCGAGTGCGTTCGGTTCGGGAGCTGTGTGCACTCGGTGTACAGATCGGGTTCGATGAGGGGGAGATACGAGAGGGGCTCGAGCGCTGGGGCGAGATCGCAGATCGAAACCGACGACGGCTCTCCGAGTCGTTCATTGGGGAGGGGATCGAACGTGGGAGATATGAAACGGAGTATTGA
- the folP gene encoding dihydropteroate synthase, protein MDYHEAANFLFGLRRFAIDPGTDSVKELLAELGNPQDSFDSIQVAGSNGKGSTARMVESILRADGNTVGLYTSPHLGDLGEEVRIDGRPMADAAIAEFVSEVRPWLVDRSPADDPLTFFEVVTAMALWQFERADVDVAVLEVGMGGEYDATSAVDPIASCVTNVSLEHTDVLGDTVEEIARTKAAVAPVDAPLVTAASGDALETLREVAGELFTVGVEADRDVVVRPEGRVSSQESAVSIVGDGWEFEARIPLLGDYQATNAGVAVALAGQVIGFDSVAEPGESDGGRSDTPFHRGLRRANWPGRFEVFSESPLVVLDGAHNPDACATVAETLSTFAYDDLEIVFAAMHDKDHAGMAAALPDAARVTVCEADLERAADADVLARATEATVDRETVVETASSIPQAFADARERAGDDDAVLLTGSLSAVREARSAYTRLQIPTRVESRTDAERLLADADVAPSAADRLADGMTHHVVRTRLEPGEARTVRTELLRAGGECGVSDVESGERVSVVLSGTRLEFDRLIDALESHRVGLPTIAAELRRRLKSEPEPKSRTQTSGVDDPTYPWENGTAVMGILNVTPDSFHDGGEYYDLEDAVAQAETMVEAGADVVDVGGESTRPGAEPISVEEEIRRVVPVIEAVSEVDALVSVDSRRAAVAEAALDAGADVLNDVTGLQDPEMRFLAADRDVPVVVMHSVDAPVVPGQHVEYDDVVDDVLSDLRERVLLAEKAGVPRENVVIDPGLGFGKSPEESFELLDRIEEFQALGCPVLVGHSHKSMFERAGGEAGEAYAETIAGTAIAADRGADVVRVHDVPENVAAVNVAAATREGTKQSDRW, encoded by the coding sequence ATGGACTATCACGAGGCGGCGAATTTCCTTTTCGGCCTCCGCCGATTCGCCATCGATCCGGGTACAGACTCGGTGAAGGAACTGCTCGCGGAGCTCGGAAACCCCCAGGACTCGTTCGACAGTATCCAAGTCGCCGGGAGCAACGGCAAGGGAAGCACCGCGCGGATGGTCGAATCGATCCTCCGGGCGGACGGAAACACTGTCGGACTGTACACTTCCCCCCATCTCGGAGATCTCGGCGAGGAGGTCCGGATCGACGGGCGGCCGATGGCCGACGCCGCGATCGCGGAGTTCGTCTCGGAGGTTCGACCCTGGCTCGTCGACCGGTCGCCCGCCGACGATCCGCTTACGTTCTTCGAAGTCGTCACCGCGATGGCGCTGTGGCAGTTCGAACGCGCCGACGTCGACGTCGCGGTCCTGGAGGTCGGGATGGGGGGCGAGTACGACGCGACCAGCGCCGTCGACCCGATCGCCTCCTGTGTGACGAACGTGTCCCTCGAGCATACCGACGTGCTGGGCGACACAGTCGAGGAGATCGCCCGGACGAAGGCGGCCGTCGCGCCTGTCGACGCCCCACTCGTCACCGCCGCGAGCGGCGACGCCCTCGAAACGCTCCGAGAGGTTGCAGGCGAGCTGTTCACCGTCGGCGTCGAGGCCGACCGCGACGTCGTCGTGCGGCCGGAGGGTCGCGTCTCGAGTCAGGAATCGGCGGTGTCGATCGTCGGCGACGGGTGGGAGTTCGAGGCACGGATCCCTCTCCTGGGTGACTACCAGGCCACAAACGCCGGGGTCGCAGTCGCCCTGGCCGGCCAGGTGATCGGGTTCGATTCGGTCGCCGAACCGGGAGAAAGCGACGGTGGGCGCTCCGACACCCCGTTCCATCGAGGGCTCCGACGGGCGAACTGGCCGGGACGTTTCGAGGTGTTCTCCGAGTCACCGCTTGTGGTGCTGGACGGCGCCCACAACCCCGACGCGTGCGCGACGGTCGCCGAGACGCTCTCGACGTTCGCGTACGACGACCTGGAGATCGTGTTCGCGGCGATGCACGACAAAGATCACGCCGGAATGGCCGCAGCGCTGCCCGACGCCGCGCGCGTGACCGTCTGCGAGGCGGACCTCGAACGGGCCGCCGACGCCGACGTCCTCGCGAGGGCGACCGAGGCCACCGTCGACCGGGAGACCGTCGTCGAAACGGCCAGTTCGATCCCGCAGGCGTTCGCCGACGCCCGGGAACGTGCCGGCGACGACGACGCCGTGTTGCTCACTGGATCGCTGTCGGCCGTCCGTGAGGCGAGATCGGCGTACACGCGGCTTCAAATACCGACGCGCGTCGAGAGCCGTACAGATGCCGAACGGCTCCTCGCCGACGCCGACGTTGCGCCATCCGCGGCCGATCGCCTGGCCGACGGGATGACACACCACGTCGTTCGCACACGGCTCGAGCCCGGCGAGGCCCGGACGGTCCGTACCGAACTCCTCAGAGCCGGCGGCGAGTGTGGCGTCTCGGATGTCGAATCGGGCGAACGGGTGTCCGTTGTCCTGTCGGGGACCCGTCTCGAGTTCGACCGGTTGATCGACGCCCTCGAGAGCCACCGCGTCGGGCTCCCGACGATCGCAGCCGAACTGCGTCGGCGTCTCAAATCGGAACCGGAACCGAAAAGCCGGACGCAAACTTCCGGCGTCGACGACCCAACCTATCCCTGGGAGAACGGGACCGCAGTAATGGGGATCTTGAACGTCACGCCGGACTCGTTCCACGACGGGGGCGAGTACTACGACCTCGAGGACGCCGTCGCCCAGGCCGAGACGATGGTCGAGGCCGGCGCGGACGTCGTCGACGTCGGCGGCGAGTCGACTCGGCCGGGAGCCGAACCGATCTCCGTCGAGGAGGAGATTCGACGCGTGGTTCCGGTTATCGAGGCAGTCTCGGAAGTCGACGCACTGGTGTCGGTCGACAGTCGTCGGGCCGCCGTCGCCGAGGCGGCGCTCGATGCGGGCGCTGACGTTCTCAACGACGTGACCGGACTCCAGGATCCGGAGATGCGCTTCCTGGCGGCAGACCGGGACGTCCCGGTCGTGGTGATGCACAGCGTCGACGCGCCGGTCGTTCCGGGGCAACACGTCGAGTACGACGACGTCGTCGACGACGTACTGAGCGACCTCCGCGAGCGGGTGCTGCTCGCCGAGAAGGCGGGGGTTCCCCGGGAGAACGTCGTGATCGATCCGGGACTCGGATTCGGAAAGTCACCAGAAGAGAGTTTCGAACTGCTCGACCGCATCGAGGAGTTCCAGGCGCTTGGCTGTCCGGTACTGGTGGGACACTCTCACAAGTCGATGTTCGAACGCGCCGGCGGGGAGGCGGGCGAGGCGTACGCCGAGACCATCGCCGGGACCGCGATCGCAGCGGATCGAGGGGCTGACGTGGTGCGCGTCCACGACGTCCCCGAAAACGTCGCCGCCGTGAACGTCGCGGCCGCAACCCGCGAGGGGACGAAACAGAGCGACAGGTGGTGA
- a CDS encoding universal stress protein codes for MTDRPNVLVPIRILEGESIPEGVPDLLANAHVVLLGYHVIPDQTAPGQARMQFEERASQRLDEFEEILEESGATVETRLVFTHDGQTTIDRMIYEHDCVAALVPKATGPPEDVLVAVRGTVGVDRIARVVAGLFADTEVGVTLYHLAAEDETDEDVQTLLDGVADRLTELGMDESAVQTRIGRGKDPKQAIADAADEFDAVVMGESDPSIATFVFGMRAKQVAERFLGPVVVVQRERPETEPGGNPGEDDTGEPQ; via the coding sequence ATGACAGACAGACCCAACGTACTCGTTCCGATCCGCATCCTCGAGGGGGAATCGATCCCGGAGGGCGTCCCAGACCTGCTCGCGAACGCTCACGTCGTCCTGCTGGGCTATCACGTCATCCCCGACCAGACTGCGCCCGGCCAGGCACGGATGCAGTTCGAAGAGCGCGCCTCACAGCGCCTCGACGAGTTCGAGGAGATACTCGAGGAGTCCGGGGCGACCGTCGAAACCCGACTCGTGTTCACACACGATGGGCAGACGACGATCGACCGGATGATTTACGAACACGACTGTGTCGCCGCACTCGTTCCGAAGGCGACCGGCCCGCCGGAGGACGTACTCGTCGCAGTCCGCGGAACCGTCGGCGTCGACCGCATCGCCCGCGTGGTGGCGGGGCTGTTCGCGGACACTGAGGTCGGAGTGACGCTGTACCACCTCGCAGCCGAAGACGAAACAGACGAGGACGTCCAGACCCTTTTAGACGGCGTCGCTGATCGCCTGACAGAGCTGGGGATGGACGAGAGCGCAGTCCAGACGCGCATCGGCCGTGGCAAGGATCCCAAGCAGGCGATCGCCGACGCCGCAGACGAGTTCGACGCGGTCGTGATGGGGGAGTCGGACCCGTCGATCGCGACGTTCGTGTTCGGAATGCGGGCCAAACAGGTCGCAGAGCGGTTCCTCGGCCCGGTGGTCGTCGTCCAGCGCGAACGGCCCGAAACGGAACCTGGCGGGAATCCCGGCGAGGACGACACCGGCGAGCCCCAGTGA
- a CDS encoding APC family permease, with product MADRDVEVPIDGEQVAGTGANVEGVRPEDEPEAVTEGATVHDDDVELERTIGLAGGLAIGIGTMIGAGIFVFPGLAAGNAGPAAALSFAIGGVIALLVALPASELATAMPRSGGGYYFVSRSMGTGYGAIVGLGLWLGLVFASAFYLVGLGHYAAAVFAEVGIGLPVSPVIPLGLLFAVALTALSIGGTENTAKIQNAVVGILLVILTVFLSYGALDAVGVFGRETVPEAFFPRGYLPVLTTAALVFTSYLGFAQVATVAGDIKQPSRNLPLAMVGSVIVVTVFYVATIFVATSAFAAEQLAGFGETAMVEVAREFVGLPGAVAILFAGLLATFSSANASILSASRTVYALSRDALLPRKASEINLRYGTPHVALLAAGGPILLLTATGQVEVLAEVASFLHLIMYGLICIAVIVLRRRAPAWYEPSYRMPGFPVLPGIGAVASFGLIVFMQPASIVIGIGVMILSYLWYRYYAGTVELKGDF from the coding sequence ATGGCCGATCGGGACGTCGAGGTGCCGATCGACGGAGAACAGGTCGCCGGGACGGGAGCGAACGTCGAAGGAGTCCGGCCCGAAGACGAACCAGAGGCAGTTACCGAGGGCGCGACAGTTCACGACGACGACGTCGAACTCGAACGGACGATCGGGCTCGCGGGCGGGCTCGCGATCGGGATCGGCACGATGATCGGTGCGGGGATTTTCGTGTTCCCGGGGCTAGCTGCTGGGAATGCGGGGCCGGCGGCCGCCCTGTCGTTCGCCATCGGGGGCGTCATCGCCCTGCTGGTCGCCCTGCCGGCGTCGGAACTCGCGACGGCCATGCCCCGAAGTGGCGGGGGGTATTACTTCGTCTCCCGGAGCATGGGCACCGGGTACGGCGCAATCGTCGGGCTCGGGCTGTGGCTCGGACTCGTTTTCGCCTCCGCGTTTTACCTGGTCGGACTGGGTCACTACGCCGCAGCAGTGTTCGCGGAGGTCGGCATCGGACTCCCGGTCAGCCCGGTGATTCCGCTGGGACTGCTGTTTGCCGTCGCGTTGACCGCGCTGAGTATCGGCGGAACCGAAAACACCGCCAAAATTCAGAACGCAGTCGTCGGGATCCTGCTCGTGATCCTAACGGTCTTCCTGTCGTACGGTGCGCTGGACGCGGTGGGCGTTTTCGGCCGGGAGACGGTGCCAGAAGCGTTCTTCCCGCGGGGCTATCTGCCTGTGTTGACCACTGCCGCGCTCGTGTTCACTTCGTATCTCGGATTCGCACAGGTGGCGACGGTCGCCGGCGACATCAAACAGCCCAGCCGGAACCTCCCGCTCGCGATGGTCGGCTCGGTGATCGTCGTGACGGTCTTTTACGTGGCGACGATTTTCGTTGCGACCAGCGCGTTCGCTGCGGAGCAACTCGCGGGGTTCGGAGAGACGGCGATGGTCGAAGTTGCACGCGAATTCGTCGGACTGCCTGGCGCGGTCGCGATCCTGTTTGCCGGGCTGTTGGCGACCTTCTCGAGCGCGAACGCCTCGATCCTGAGTGCCTCCCGAACCGTGTACGCGCTGAGCCGGGACGCGCTGTTGCCCCGGAAGGCAAGCGAGATCAACCTCCGATACGGCACTCCACACGTCGCGCTTTTGGCGGCCGGTGGCCCGATCCTGCTTTTGACCGCAACCGGGCAGGTCGAGGTACTCGCAGAGGTGGCCTCGTTCCTCCATTTGATCATGTACGGGCTGATTTGCATTGCGGTGATCGTGCTGCGCCGTCGTGCCCCGGCGTGGTACGAACCGAGCTACCGGATGCCCGGCTTTCCGGTCCTGCCAGGAATCGGCGCGGTCGCAAGTTTCGGGCTGATCGTCTTCATGCAGCCCGCCTCGATCGTCATCGGCATCGGCGTGATGATCCTCTCGTACCTCTGGTACCGGTACTACGCCGGAACCGTCGAACTCAAAGGTGACTTCTGA
- a CDS encoding serine hydrolase, which produces MAELPTDTRREIASFVREWMSEANVPGASLAVTDRNEVVYADGFGSRDLASNAPATPTTLYGFGSVTKSFTALAVLQGVENGWFDLSDSIADHTPAAFDGAEEVTLHQLLTHTSGLPSLGTSEVLIARQGGAGEHGIPLGDMDDVYAHVDGAGDERDAHSEGRFMYNNEGYVLLADAVERASGRRFADYFDREILDSLGMERSRLLSDHLPGPDANSDGDGDGDGDGNGSGEDTVDVMTPYRPGENGPQEASLPVRELSHGPGGLFGTVGELAAYLRYHLSGGEPFSDGTQLVDPDLLSRAHEGHVDTPSGPYGYGWRTREIAGRRLIGHGGSIMVSTAYVGFLPEEGLGVAIACNVGARPHPTQVAEGIVAILQDEDPADVVPYYAYRDRIDPLLGRYEAYAGIREATVEERDGVLWVTLENGIDERTVALVPEDLDAWQFRTRTRGGRQSAVGFVETDDGIDLFLERLRLHQI; this is translated from the coding sequence ATGGCCGAGCTACCGACCGACACCCGACGGGAAATCGCGTCCTTCGTCCGCGAGTGGATGAGCGAGGCGAACGTCCCGGGAGCGAGCCTCGCTGTCACCGACCGCAACGAAGTCGTCTACGCCGACGGGTTCGGTTCCCGCGACCTGGCGAGCAACGCGCCGGCGACGCCGACCACGCTCTACGGGTTCGGCTCTGTCACGAAGTCGTTCACGGCGCTGGCCGTGCTCCAGGGGGTCGAGAACGGCTGGTTCGACCTTTCGGATTCGATCGCCGATCACACGCCGGCCGCCTTCGACGGGGCCGAGGAGGTGACGCTCCATCAGCTGCTGACACACACTTCGGGGCTGCCGTCCCTGGGGACGAGCGAGGTACTGATTGCGCGCCAGGGCGGTGCCGGGGAACACGGGATCCCTCTCGGCGACATGGACGACGTGTACGCCCACGTCGACGGCGCCGGGGACGAACGGGACGCACACAGCGAGGGACGATTTATGTACAACAACGAGGGGTACGTCCTGCTCGCGGACGCCGTCGAACGAGCCAGCGGTCGGCGGTTCGCCGACTATTTCGACCGGGAGATTCTCGATTCGCTCGGCATGGAGCGCTCCCGGCTGCTCTCGGATCACCTCCCTGGACCCGACGCAAACAGCGACGGCGACGGCGACGGCGACGGCGACGGCAACGGTTCCGGCGAGGACACAGTAGATGTGATGACGCCGTACCGTCCGGGCGAGAACGGACCCCAGGAGGCGTCCCTTCCAGTCCGGGAGCTGAGCCACGGGCCGGGCGGCCTCTTCGGCACCGTCGGGGAACTCGCCGCCTATCTTCGGTACCACCTATCGGGCGGTGAACCGTTTTCGGACGGCACGCAACTCGTCGATCCGGACCTGCTATCCCGAGCTCACGAGGGCCACGTCGACACCCCGTCCGGGCCGTACGGCTACGGCTGGCGCACCCGTGAAATCGCCGGGAGACGGCTGATCGGACACGGGGGTTCGATCATGGTCTCGACCGCGTACGTCGGGTTTCTCCCCGAGGAGGGCCTCGGCGTCGCGATTGCCTGCAACGTCGGCGCTCGGCCACATCCGACACAGGTCGCGGAAGGGATTGTCGCTATCCTACAGGACGAAGACCCCGCCGACGTTGTGCCGTACTACGCGTACCGCGACCGGATCGATCCGCTGTTGGGACGCTACGAGGCGTACGCGGGGATCCGGGAGGCAACCGTCGAGGAGCGCGACGGTGTCCTGTGGGTGACGCTCGAAAACGGGATCGACGAGCGAACCGTCGCACTCGTCCCCGAGGACCTCGATGCGTGGCAGTTCCGGACGCGAACCCGGGGCGGCCGGCAGTCGGCAGTCGGGTTCGTCGAAACCGACGACGGGATCGACCTGTTCCTCGAACGGCTCCGTCTGCACCAGATTTGA
- a CDS encoding peroxidase-related enzyme (This protein belongs to a clade of uncharacterized proteins related to peroxidases such as the alkylhydroperoxidase AhpD.), with protein sequence MSGSEPTLSDDAQRNFPVPEFGELPADLQERIAQETADAGFTPNVFAALAHRPEHFRPFVDFHDAIVEESALDRAEIEMIVVAVSGVNHCLYCNVAHGALCRIYAGDPQLAEQLISNYRTADVSDAHRVMLEVAVKLTERPETVTREDLDRLYDAGFSEAEVWDVGVVAAFFNLSNRLATFADWRPNDEFYELGRVKPDGSD encoded by the coding sequence ATGAGCGGATCCGAACCGACGCTTTCCGACGACGCACAGCGCAACTTCCCGGTGCCGGAGTTCGGCGAACTCCCCGCAGATCTGCAGGAACGAATCGCCCAGGAGACCGCCGACGCCGGCTTCACGCCGAACGTGTTCGCGGCGCTCGCGCACAGACCGGAGCATTTCCGGCCGTTCGTCGACTTCCACGACGCGATCGTCGAGGAGAGTGCGCTCGACCGGGCGGAAATCGAAATGATCGTCGTCGCCGTCTCGGGGGTCAACCACTGTCTGTACTGCAACGTTGCCCACGGCGCGCTGTGTCGGATCTACGCCGGCGATCCACAGCTCGCCGAGCAGCTGATCTCCAACTACCGTACCGCCGACGTAAGCGACGCCCACCGGGTCATGCTCGAGGTGGCCGTGAAACTTACCGAACGACCAGAGACAGTTACTCGCGAGGATCTCGACCGCCTGTACGACGCCGGATTCTCCGAGGCGGAAGTGTGGGACGTCGGCGTCGTCGCGGCGTTTTTCAACCTCTCGAACAGGCTCGCGACGTTCGCCGACTGGCGGCCCAACGACGAGTTTTACGAACTGGGACGGGTCAAACCCGACGGCAGCGACTGA
- a CDS encoding aldolase/citrate lyase family protein, which yields MEPGFENAGATAEALIGSWGFIPHPSTAELAASVGYDFVVVDAEHSPMSDETVAEMLRAIDAANGDAETMVRVADDDPTTLQRTLDLGPDAILVPMVDTPEQAERIVRAVRYPPSGSRGIGPARSTGYSLSLAEAVEANDDAFALHVQLESEQAIDNAAEIAAVDGIDGVFVGPMDLSLSMGQLGEYDTDRFQNAVDRALAAARENDVAIGTLATDATEREQRLAWGVDYLVAGIDLLYVVDGATEALAHSRELLEEQ from the coding sequence ATGGAACCAGGCTTCGAGAATGCCGGCGCCACGGCAGAGGCACTGATCGGAAGCTGGGGATTCATTCCACACCCGTCGACGGCCGAACTCGCAGCGAGCGTCGGGTACGACTTCGTGGTCGTCGACGCGGAGCACTCGCCGATGTCCGACGAGACCGTAGCGGAGATGCTCCGGGCGATCGACGCCGCCAACGGCGACGCCGAGACGATGGTCCGCGTCGCCGACGACGACCCCACGACGCTTCAGCGAACACTCGATCTCGGTCCCGACGCGATTCTCGTCCCGATGGTCGACACCCCCGAACAGGCCGAGCGCATCGTTCGCGCCGTCCGGTACCCGCCGTCCGGCAGCCGGGGGATCGGACCCGCGCGATCGACGGGATACAGTCTCTCGCTCGCCGAGGCCGTCGAGGCCAACGACGACGCGTTCGCGCTTCACGTCCAGCTCGAGTCGGAGCAGGCGATCGACAACGCAGCCGAGATCGCTGCCGTCGACGGGATCGACGGCGTGTTCGTCGGGCCGATGGACCTCTCGTTGTCGATGGGGCAGCTCGGCGAGTACGACACCGACAGGTTTCAAAACGCGGTGGATCGGGCACTTGCTGCGGCCAGGGAAAACGACGTCGCCATCGGGACGTTAGCCACCGACGCGACCGAACGCGAGCAACGGCTCGCGTGGGGCGTCGACTACCTCGTCGCCGGCATCGATCTGCTCTACGTCGTCGACGGGGCGACGGAGGCGCTCGCCCACAGCAGGGAGCTTCTGGAGGAACAGTAG
- a CDS encoding phosphotransacetylase family protein — translation MTDDTPTENGGTETETTASNRDGEIETILISAVDDVTGKTAVTLALATHATEERSVGYMKPKGTRLESKVGKTLDTDPMLARELLGLEAEMHDLEPVVYSPTFIEGAIQGREDPTELRDRVREAFDSLRSGHDLMFIEGGGRYTTGGVIDLTDVDVAELLDARVVLVADYEEPGDLDELLGAADAFGDRLAGIIFNAVDDAAYDGLERDAIPFLEAEGVEVFGAIPEVQELSGVTVDDLADELGADVLTDVPGDAFVERFLVGAMGGDAALRHFRRARDAAVITGGDRSDVQTAALEAPGVRCLVLTGGHRPSSAVLGKATEAGMPVLALNTDTLTAIERAENVVRSGRTRSPETVEVMRGLLREHADADRLLE, via the coding sequence ATGACTGACGACACACCGACGGAAAACGGCGGTACCGAAACTGAAACCACGGCGTCGAACCGGGACGGCGAGATCGAGACGATCCTGATCTCGGCCGTCGACGACGTGACCGGAAAGACGGCAGTCACGCTGGCGCTTGCGACCCACGCAACGGAGGAACGCTCGGTCGGATACATGAAGCCGAAGGGAACCCGCCTCGAAAGCAAAGTGGGCAAGACGCTCGATACGGATCCGATGCTGGCCAGAGAACTGCTGGGGCTGGAGGCCGAAATGCACGACCTCGAGCCGGTCGTCTACTCGCCGACGTTCATCGAGGGGGCGATCCAGGGACGCGAGGACCCCACAGAGCTGCGCGACCGCGTCCGGGAGGCGTTCGACTCCCTCAGATCCGGACACGACCTGATGTTTATCGAGGGCGGCGGTCGGTACACGACCGGCGGCGTCATCGATCTGACCGATGTCGACGTCGCGGAGCTGCTCGACGCCCGCGTCGTTCTCGTGGCGGACTACGAGGAGCCGGGCGATCTCGACGAACTGCTGGGGGCGGCTGACGCGTTCGGTGACCGACTGGCCGGGATCATCTTCAACGCTGTCGACGACGCCGCCTACGACGGGCTCGAACGAGACGCGATCCCCTTCCTCGAAGCGGAGGGGGTCGAGGTTTTCGGCGCGATCCCCGAGGTGCAAGAACTGTCCGGGGTCACCGTCGACGATCTGGCGGACGAACTCGGCGCGGACGTGCTCACGGATGTGCCCGGTGACGCCTTTGTCGAGCGGTTCCTGGTGGGCGCGATGGGCGGGGATGCTGCGCTCCGCCACTTCAGACGCGCCCGGGACGCGGCAGTGATCACCGGCGGCGATCGCTCCGACGTCCAGACGGCGGCCCTCGAGGCGCCGGGCGTGCGGTGTCTGGTGCTCACCGGCGGTCACCGCCCGTCCAGTGCCGTGCTGGGGAAGGCCACCGAAGCCGGCATGCCAGTGCTCGCGCTGAACACCGACACGCTCACCGCGATCGAGCGCGCCGAAAACGTCGTGCGTAGCGGGCGTACCCGGTCGCCGGAGACCGTCGAAGTGATGCGGGGACTGTTGCGCGAACACGCTGACGCCGACAGACTCCTCGAGTGA